A single Providencia manganoxydans DNA region contains:
- a CDS encoding LuxR C-terminal-related transcriptional regulator, with protein sequence MSPQTVMIIDEHPLFRYGLRHLMGSDELFVIAAESGNASDALNIADKLQPDMILIDTNLYGTKTFETIRLLRKRCIKSYLLVLSFSSTKTDIYNAIDAGAQGYLLKNSELDMLINSMRKAAEGHHVFSEKVYQCLINRHQTYDPLSSLTRRESEILHEMATGLKNKEISKLLFISEETVKVHIRNMLKKLNVRSRLEASLIYMRSK encoded by the coding sequence ATGTCCCCTCAAACAGTCATGATCATTGATGAACACCCTCTTTTCCGCTATGGGCTACGACATCTTATGGGTTCAGATGAGCTCTTTGTTATTGCCGCTGAGAGCGGTAACGCCTCTGATGCCCTCAATATCGCTGATAAGCTGCAACCTGACATGATCCTTATCGATACGAACCTTTACGGCACAAAGACCTTTGAAACCATTAGGTTACTACGCAAGCGCTGCATTAAATCATATTTACTTGTTTTATCTTTTTCATCTACTAAAACAGATATTTATAATGCCATTGATGCAGGTGCACAAGGGTATTTACTCAAAAATAGTGAGCTTGATATGCTCATAAATAGCATGCGCAAAGCAGCTGAAGGGCACCATGTTTTTAGCGAAAAGGTTTATCAATGCTTAATTAATCGCCATCAAACTTATGATCCATTATCGTCTCTCACTAGACGAGAAAGTGAAATACTGCATGAAATGGCAACGGGTTTAAAAAACAAAGAAATTTCTAAATTACTTTTTATTTCGGAAGAAACAGTCAAGGTGCATATTCGTAACATGCTAAAAAAATTAAATGTACGTTCACGATTAGAAGCAAGTTTAATCTATATGCGTTCAAAGTAA
- a CDS encoding TonB-dependent receptor domain-containing protein, translated as MDRKLKLLGASFLMTGLHGLALADTSQQKNSDDTIQFSKLNVSAAHKQTPLVKALEKPGAFSAVGTENKLEGLDKIIRTMPGTYTQMDASQGTVNVNIRGLSGFGRVNMMVDGITQTYYGISPSNYTHGQQPNNDFGALIDPNFIVEVEVEKGQLNGGNSVNALAGSANFRTIGIEDVIFAGSSYGLRSKARWGDNGLGYNGMVAVAGKTAINEDKGYFGGLIAMSGHNIPANYKNGAGYDSDDFATDNTFKQKPQSQLTKLKYKPNDSHELEFSGRFYQNKLTRRKIDSEDYYIKYKYTPLNELIDTEIIVNHGKSNQKFEGDSLGWALRQGESKNIADGINLSNTSRFSYGEMDYEWKIGSKLIKNKYQREVSSAVDADTLIYNPFSPSGTLDLASMYTQFNARYDIYTATFDLNYTHYQLKGFKPACDYDVKCFPQGDASINLREGGFNPGILLSAEIIPEFQPFVSYAHSMRAPNSQEVFYSQNGGNSMNPFLKGEKAQTWQIGFNSIRPDLIVQGDQFNLKALWFHTKVKDYITSKPYLLCRPRTEAEFEWCLMNDDVWDKEFPDFMQKSYIYMNDPRNVNLSGYELQANYDAGVFYSTLSYTKETGDQPNSIASVADFSAGDFSELPDYYLTLDSGVRLLDEKLTLGSTITITGPAKRIGVESLVDNNGDALKDKYEKQPTIIDLYADYEINKNVTLMFNINNVTNKAYSDALNRANSTAIMEERSKSNATARGRSYMVGGVVRF; from the coding sequence ATGGATCGTAAATTAAAATTATTAGGAGCCAGCTTTTTAATGACTGGGCTTCATGGTCTTGCTTTGGCTGACACTTCACAGCAAAAAAATAGTGATGACACAATACAATTTAGTAAATTAAACGTCTCTGCTGCACACAAACAAACGCCTTTGGTTAAGGCATTAGAAAAACCCGGCGCCTTTAGTGCAGTGGGAACGGAAAATAAACTGGAGGGATTGGATAAAATTATTCGTACCATGCCCGGCACTTACACTCAAATGGATGCTAGCCAAGGTACGGTAAACGTCAATATTCGCGGTTTAAGTGGTTTTGGTCGTGTGAATATGATGGTAGACGGTATTACACAGACCTATTATGGCATATCGCCGAGTAACTATACTCATGGGCAACAGCCTAATAATGATTTTGGTGCCCTGATTGATCCTAATTTTATTGTCGAAGTTGAAGTTGAAAAGGGGCAATTAAATGGGGGAAATAGCGTCAATGCCCTTGCTGGGAGTGCTAATTTTCGCACAATAGGGATTGAAGATGTTATTTTTGCAGGAAGCTCATATGGATTAAGAAGTAAAGCTCGTTGGGGGGATAATGGGCTAGGTTATAACGGAATGGTAGCGGTGGCGGGTAAAACAGCCATTAATGAGGATAAAGGCTATTTCGGTGGTTTAATTGCGATGAGTGGTCATAATATTCCTGCAAATTATAAAAATGGTGCTGGCTATGATAGTGATGACTTTGCAACAGATAATACATTTAAACAAAAACCTCAGTCACAATTAACTAAACTAAAATATAAACCTAATGATAGTCATGAATTAGAGTTCAGTGGGCGTTTTTATCAAAATAAATTAACTCGCCGTAAAATAGACAGTGAAGATTATTATATTAAATATAAATACACACCACTGAATGAACTTATTGATACTGAGATTATTGTTAATCATGGTAAGAGTAATCAAAAATTTGAAGGTGACTCACTCGGTTGGGCATTAAGACAAGGGGAGTCGAAAAATATTGCAGACGGCATAAACCTAAGTAATACCAGCCGCTTTTCATATGGAGAAATGGACTATGAATGGAAAATTGGCTCAAAACTTATAAAAAATAAATATCAAAGAGAAGTCTCTAGTGCCGTTGATGCAGACACATTAATTTATAATCCATTTTCTCCAAGTGGCACATTAGATCTTGCCAGTATGTATACGCAGTTTAATGCTAGATATGATATTTACACAGCAACGTTTGATTTGAACTACACACACTACCAATTAAAAGGTTTTAAGCCTGCTTGTGATTATGATGTGAAATGCTTTCCTCAAGGGGATGCTTCCATTAATTTACGAGAAGGCGGCTTTAACCCAGGTATTTTACTTTCTGCTGAAATAATTCCTGAGTTTCAACCTTTTGTGAGTTATGCGCACTCTATGCGAGCACCTAATTCGCAGGAGGTATTTTATTCGCAAAATGGCGGTAACTCGATGAACCCGTTTTTAAAGGGCGAAAAAGCACAAACATGGCAAATAGGATTTAACAGTATTAGGCCTGATCTTATCGTTCAAGGCGACCAATTTAATTTAAAAGCGCTTTGGTTCCACACTAAAGTAAAAGATTATATTACCAGTAAACCTTATTTGCTCTGCCGTCCGAGAACCGAAGCTGAATTTGAATGGTGTTTAATGAATGATGATGTTTGGGATAAGGAATTCCCAGATTTTATGCAGAAAAGTTATATTTACATGAATGATCCAAGAAATGTTAATTTAAGTGGCTATGAATTACAGGCAAATTATGATGCAGGTGTATTTTATTCAACATTATCTTATACCAAAGAAACGGGCGACCAACCTAATTCGATAGCCAGTGTTGCTGATTTTAGTGCGGGTGACTTCAGTGAATTGCCTGATTACTATCTAACATTGGATAGCGGTGTGCGGCTACTCGATGAAAAATTAACATTAGGTTCCACAATTACTATTACAGGGCCCGCAAAGCGTATCGGTGTTGAATCATTAGTTGATAATAATGGTGATGCACTGAAAGATAAATATGAAAAACAACCAACAATTATTGATTTGTATGCTGATTATGAAATCAATAAAAATGTGACTTTAATGTTCAATATTAATAATGTGACTAATAAAGCGTACTCAGATGCGTTAAATCGTGCTAATTCAACGGCAATAATGGAAGAACGTAGCAAAAGTAATGCTACGGCTAGAGGCCGCTCTTATATGGTGGGAGGAGTAGTACGCTTTTAA
- the maeB gene encoding NADP-dependent oxaloacetate-decarboxylating malate dehydrogenase: MDDILKQSALDFHEFPHPGKITVTPTKPLTTQRDLALAYSPGVAVPCLEIAAEPLKAYRYTAKGNLVGVISNGTAVLGLGNIGALAGKPVMEGKGVLFKKFSGVDVFDIEVDETDPDKLVDIIASLEPTFGGINLEDIKAPECFYIEQKLRERMNIPVFHDDQHGTAIICTAAVINGLRIVKKEIGNVRLVVSGAGAASIACMNLLVALGLKHENITVCDSKGVIYKGRDDKMDATKAAYAIEDNGTRTLGDAIPNADIFLGCSGPGVLTQDMVKTMAKDPLILALANPEPEILPPLAKEVRPDAIICTGRSDYPNQVNNVLCFPFIFRGALDVGATTINEEMKLACVYAIADLALAEQSEEVASAYGNQDLFFGPEYIIPKPFDPRLIVKIAPAVAKAAMDSGVATRPIKDFDAYIEQLNQFVYKTNLFMKPIFSQAKTDKKRIVLAEGEEERVLHATQELVSLGLAFPILVGRPSVIEMRIQKLGLHIELGKDFEVVNNENDPRFKEYWQEYYQIMKRRGVSQEMARRAVIGNPTLIGGIMVLRGEADGMICGTIGSYSEHYEVVKNLFGFREGVNTAGAMNALLLPTGNTFVADTYVNEDPTPEELADITLMAADTVRRFGIEPKVALLSRSSFGSSECASAQKMRDALALIKARAPHLEIDGEMHADAALIESIRKDVMPDSPLKGSANLLIMPNMEAARISYNLLRVTSSDGVTVGPVLMGVAKPVHILTAIASVRRIVNMVALAVVEAQTHPL; the protein is encoded by the coding sequence ATGGATGATATATTAAAACAAAGTGCTCTTGATTTTCATGAGTTTCCTCATCCAGGAAAAATAACTGTCACACCAACAAAACCATTAACCACCCAACGCGATTTGGCGCTTGCATACTCACCAGGGGTTGCAGTTCCATGCTTAGAAATTGCTGCGGAGCCACTAAAAGCTTATCGCTATACAGCAAAAGGAAATCTTGTTGGTGTGATCTCAAACGGAACTGCCGTTTTGGGATTAGGTAACATCGGTGCCTTAGCGGGTAAACCGGTTATGGAAGGGAAAGGGGTGTTGTTTAAGAAGTTTTCTGGCGTTGATGTGTTTGACATCGAAGTCGATGAAACTGACCCAGATAAACTTGTTGATATCATTGCTTCTTTGGAGCCTACTTTTGGTGGTATTAACCTAGAAGATATCAAAGCGCCTGAATGTTTCTATATTGAGCAAAAACTGCGTGAACGCATGAATATCCCAGTGTTTCATGACGATCAGCACGGAACCGCGATTATTTGTACAGCGGCGGTAATCAACGGCCTACGTATTGTAAAAAAAGAGATTGGTAATGTACGCCTAGTGGTATCTGGCGCAGGTGCGGCCTCCATTGCCTGTATGAACCTTCTAGTGGCATTAGGTTTGAAACATGAGAACATCACGGTATGTGACTCGAAAGGGGTTATTTATAAAGGCCGTGATGACAAAATGGATGCAACCAAAGCGGCGTATGCGATTGAAGATAATGGCACAAGAACTTTAGGTGACGCGATCCCAAATGCTGATATTTTCCTCGGTTGTTCAGGTCCTGGCGTATTGACACAAGACATGGTTAAAACGATGGCGAAAGATCCATTAATTTTAGCCCTAGCTAACCCTGAACCTGAAATTTTACCGCCATTGGCGAAAGAAGTGCGCCCAGATGCGATTATCTGTACAGGGCGTTCCGATTATCCAAATCAAGTCAACAACGTATTGTGTTTCCCGTTCATCTTCCGTGGTGCATTGGATGTGGGGGCTACCACCATTAACGAAGAGATGAAATTGGCTTGTGTTTACGCGATTGCCGATTTGGCTCTAGCAGAACAAAGCGAAGAGGTCGCTTCTGCTTATGGCAACCAAGATCTGTTCTTTGGTCCTGAATATATTATTCCTAAGCCATTTGACCCTCGCTTGATTGTGAAAATTGCGCCAGCAGTTGCGAAGGCCGCTATGGACTCAGGTGTCGCTACACGTCCAATTAAAGACTTTGATGCTTATATTGAACAGCTAAATCAGTTTGTTTACAAAACCAACCTGTTTATGAAGCCTATCTTCTCTCAAGCTAAAACTGATAAAAAGCGTATTGTGTTAGCCGAAGGTGAAGAAGAGCGTGTGCTACATGCAACTCAAGAACTGGTTTCATTAGGGCTGGCATTCCCAATCCTTGTGGGACGTCCAAGCGTCATTGAAATGCGTATTCAAAAGCTCGGTTTACACATTGAGCTAGGTAAAGATTTTGAAGTGGTCAACAATGAAAATGACCCACGCTTCAAAGAGTATTGGCAAGAGTATTATCAAATCATGAAACGTCGTGGGGTTTCGCAAGAAATGGCTCGTCGTGCAGTGATTGGCAACCCAACGCTAATTGGTGGCATCATGGTATTGCGTGGTGAGGCTGATGGTATGATTTGCGGTACTATTGGTAGCTACAGCGAACACTATGAAGTAGTCAAAAATTTATTTGGCTTCCGTGAAGGGGTTAACACCGCCGGTGCAATGAACGCGTTGTTACTGCCTACAGGGAATACTTTTGTTGCCGATACTTATGTTAACGAAGATCCGACTCCAGAAGAGCTTGCCGATATCACGTTAATGGCGGCGGATACTGTGCGTCGCTTTGGTATTGAACCTAAAGTGGCTTTGTTATCACGTTCTAGTTTTGGATCATCAGAGTGTGCTTCTGCCCAAAAAATGCGTGATGCGCTAGCCTTAATCAAGGCACGAGCACCACATCTTGAAATTGATGGTGAAATGCATGCGGATGCGGCATTAATTGAATCAATACGTAAAGATGTTATGCCTGATAGCCCACTGAAAGGATCAGCAAACTTACTGATTATGCCAAATATGGAAGCGGCACGCATTAGCTATAACTTACTGCGAGTAACGAGTTCTGATGGGGTGACAGTAGGTCCAGTACTAATGGGGGTTGCAAAACCAGTCCATATTTTGACTGCGATTGCGTCAGTACGTCGTATTGTCAACATGGTCGCCTTAGCCGTCGTTGAAGCTCAAACTCATCCCCTGTAA
- the xseA gene encoding exodeoxyribonuclease VII large subunit, producing the protein MSIQENSGIYSVSKLNQAVRELLDRQMGRVWLTAEISNFSQPSSGHWYLTLKDDKAQVRAAMFRGQNTRVTFRPQNGQQVLVRATVTLYEPRGDYQIIIESMQPAGEGLLQQRFELLKQSLGAEGLFDARHKQALPSPAKRIGVITSATGAALHDILHILRRRDPSLPVIIYPTAVQGEQAPAQIARAIAIANLRSECDVLIVGRGGGSLEDLWAFNEEIVARAIFASQIPIVSAVGHETDVTIADFVADVRAPTPSAAAELVSRNQLELIRQLQSSQQHLEMAMDYYLAGQQQRFSRLQHRLQQQHPQLRLARQQHQLSLLSQKLNQAMTRRMQNAQMRYEQLQRRLSQQDLRPQLQRQQRSLQQTQYYLQNRVSELLNSYKQRFAVACSKMETVSPLATLARGFSISETTDGTVLKKTSQVKLGQKLKTRLNDGWVESEVTEVTKLKTKRAPRSVSK; encoded by the coding sequence ATGTCAATACAAGAAAATAGTGGAATTTATTCTGTCAGCAAACTTAATCAAGCGGTTCGTGAACTTCTAGACCGCCAAATGGGTCGAGTTTGGTTAACAGCCGAAATCTCAAACTTTTCACAACCTAGCTCAGGTCATTGGTATCTCACCTTAAAAGATGACAAAGCTCAGGTTCGTGCGGCTATGTTCCGCGGGCAAAATACACGTGTTACTTTTCGTCCACAAAATGGTCAGCAAGTATTAGTACGCGCCACTGTCACCCTGTATGAACCACGTGGTGACTATCAAATCATCATTGAAAGTATGCAACCTGCTGGTGAAGGATTATTACAACAACGGTTTGAGTTGTTGAAACAATCCCTCGGCGCTGAAGGGTTATTTGATGCCAGACACAAGCAAGCCTTGCCCTCACCAGCAAAACGTATCGGGGTGATCACTTCAGCAACCGGCGCAGCATTACATGATATTTTGCATATTCTGCGCCGCCGTGACCCTTCATTACCCGTGATTATTTATCCTACCGCGGTACAAGGAGAACAAGCGCCTGCTCAAATCGCTAGAGCCATTGCAATCGCTAACTTGCGTAGTGAATGTGATGTGCTGATTGTTGGCCGCGGCGGGGGATCATTAGAGGATTTATGGGCATTCAATGAGGAAATTGTTGCCAGAGCCATCTTTGCCAGCCAAATCCCGATTGTCAGTGCTGTTGGTCATGAGACCGATGTCACCATTGCCGATTTTGTTGCTGATGTGCGTGCACCAACACCTTCCGCCGCTGCTGAATTAGTCAGTCGTAATCAACTGGAATTGATCCGCCAGTTGCAATCATCACAGCAACACCTAGAAATGGCGATGGATTATTATCTTGCTGGTCAACAGCAACGTTTTAGTCGTTTACAACACCGCTTACAGCAGCAGCATCCCCAATTACGTTTGGCAAGGCAACAACATCAACTCAGTCTACTGAGCCAAAAACTTAATCAAGCTATGACTAGGCGAATGCAAAATGCTCAAATGCGTTATGAACAGCTACAGCGCCGCTTGTCACAACAGGATTTACGCCCACAATTACAAAGGCAGCAACGTTCATTACAGCAAACACAATATTATTTGCAAAATAGGGTTTCTGAGCTATTAAATAGCTATAAACAACGTTTTGCGGTTGCGTGTTCAAAAATGGAAACGGTGAGTCCGTTAGCCACTTTAGCGCGTGGGTTTAGCATTAGTGAAACGACCGATGGCACCGTATTGAAAAAAACTTCGCAAGTTAAATTAGGACAAAAACTAAAAACACGACTCAATGATGGTTGGGTTGAAAGTGAAGTGACTGAGGTAACAAAGTTAAAAACCAAACGCGCCCCACGCTCTGTCAGTAAATAA
- a CDS encoding energy transducer TonB gives MSTMTFGYYQNTKMGGAVIIAIALHLVIVWLFLHNDAQQSWDDFTPPPSVVMELSMEAEAKQVTEVNIGQIQEVSVASKAQQATPEESELPSLPTNEQAELLVTKTEKQRSQPLPKKERREQPKKPVEVVESDNSRSSVAPVTSDAAALKTTDRVAANLNSHSQAMLDAEKQWQALVLGKLNKYKRYPDDARRRNRTGIPVIIFDVDAQGYVIKSSLVKASGTRSLDREAEKVIFRAQPLPVPPSQMIRNGKVTVRMPIDFTLGN, from the coding sequence ATGAGTACAATGACATTTGGGTACTACCAAAACACAAAAATGGGTGGTGCTGTTATTATTGCAATTGCATTACATCTTGTGATTGTTTGGCTGTTTTTACACAATGATGCTCAACAATCATGGGATGACTTCACGCCACCTCCATCTGTTGTGATGGAGCTTTCAATGGAGGCAGAAGCTAAACAAGTCACTGAAGTGAATATTGGGCAAATCCAAGAGGTTTCTGTCGCGAGTAAAGCGCAACAAGCCACACCAGAAGAATCTGAACTTCCATCCTTGCCAACCAATGAACAAGCTGAGTTATTGGTGACTAAAACAGAGAAGCAAAGATCTCAGCCTCTTCCTAAAAAAGAGAGGAGAGAGCAGCCAAAAAAGCCAGTCGAAGTTGTTGAAAGCGATAACTCGCGTTCAAGTGTCGCGCCTGTTACAAGTGATGCCGCTGCACTCAAAACGACAGACCGAGTTGCTGCTAACTTGAACAGTCATTCACAGGCTATGCTTGATGCAGAAAAGCAATGGCAGGCACTGGTGCTTGGAAAGTTAAATAAATATAAACGTTACCCCGATGACGCACGTCGGCGCAATCGGACAGGCATTCCTGTCATCATATTTGATGTGGATGCCCAAGGGTATGTCATCAAAAGTTCACTTGTTAAAGCGTCAGGAACTCGCTCTCTGGATAGGGAGGCTGAAAAGGTCATTTTTAGAGCACAGCCTTTGCCAGTCCCTCCTTCACAAATGATCCGAAATGGCAAAGTCACTGTACGTATGCCGATCGATTTTACGCTTGGAAATTAA
- a CDS encoding S9 family peptidase, with product MIFRLKVLPATMQITKFCLITFIGLHIGSSLAEEQMSAPKAKKQPYTMTTHGDTRVDNYYWLRDDQRKSPEIIDYLEKENAYSKQQLSLGEPLKKQIYDELLSRMKQDDESVPYNYNGYTYRSRFEAGKNYPIYERRPVNSEEEWQLLVDGNQRAEGVEYYRLGALTVSPDNKMVAIAEDKEGRNNYEVSFRSLDNQEWKNHELTNTSGNIVWANDSNTLFYVNKDLQTLLPYQVFRHQVGTPQKQDTKVYEESDDTYYVSISKSTSKDYILIGITSTETSEYRLLDANKPNEDAKVFQARKTGVEYYPDHFRGKFYIRSNHQNPLFGLYVSDATGDKWETLIAPRDNVDLEGFELFNQWLVLEERQNGLVNIRQINWENKEENYVSFDDPAYMAWIDNNPDPDTNKLRYGYSSMTTPSSVYEIDMQTQEKQLLKQQEVKDFDKSQYQSERLWITAQDGTKVPVSLVYRKDLFKQGKNPLLVYGYGAYGYSIDPSFSSSRLSLLDRGFVYAIAHIRGGGELGKKWYLQGKTVNKMNSFTDFVDVTKALINQGYGQSGHVYAMGGSAGGLLMGTVVNIAPELYEGVVASVPFVDVVTTMLDPSIPLTTGEYDEWGNPENAEDYWRIKAYSPYDNVKNQRYPHMLVTTGLHDSQVQYWEPAKWVAKLRDNKQGDSLLLLETNMNAGHGGKSGRYNALDDIALDYSFILMLEDKKHYFPQLKK from the coding sequence ATGATTTTTCGATTAAAGGTATTGCCAGCGACTATGCAGATCACTAAATTTTGTCTGATAACATTTATCGGACTACATATAGGTAGTAGCCTTGCGGAGGAACAAATGTCAGCACCAAAGGCAAAAAAACAACCATATACAATGACAACACATGGCGATACCCGTGTTGATAACTATTATTGGTTAAGAGATGACCAAAGAAAATCGCCAGAAATTATCGATTATCTTGAAAAAGAAAATGCATATAGCAAACAACAACTGTCATTGGGTGAGCCACTTAAAAAACAGATTTACGATGAATTATTGTCTCGGATGAAACAAGACGATGAATCAGTACCTTATAATTATAATGGTTACACTTATCGCAGCCGTTTTGAAGCGGGTAAAAACTATCCCATTTATGAACGTCGCCCTGTAAATAGTGAAGAGGAATGGCAACTATTGGTAGATGGTAATCAACGCGCAGAAGGTGTCGAATACTATCGCTTAGGTGCACTGACGGTTTCACCTGATAATAAAATGGTCGCTATTGCAGAAGATAAAGAAGGGCGTAATAACTATGAGGTTTCTTTCCGTTCGTTAGATAATCAAGAATGGAAAAATCATGAGTTAACCAACACATCCGGGAATATAGTTTGGGCGAATGACAGTAATACGCTGTTTTACGTCAATAAAGATTTACAAACATTATTGCCATACCAAGTTTTTCGTCATCAGGTTGGTACCCCGCAAAAGCAAGATACTAAAGTGTATGAAGAAAGTGATGATACTTATTATGTCAGTATCTCGAAATCAACTTCCAAAGATTATATTTTGATTGGTATCACAAGCACAGAAACGTCAGAGTATCGCTTGCTTGATGCAAACAAACCTAATGAAGACGCGAAAGTATTTCAAGCGCGTAAAACAGGCGTGGAATACTACCCTGATCATTTCCGAGGGAAATTTTATATACGTTCAAATCATCAAAACCCTCTATTTGGGCTGTATGTTAGCGATGCCACTGGCGATAAATGGGAAACCTTGATTGCCCCTCGCGATAATGTCGATTTAGAAGGCTTTGAGTTATTTAACCAATGGTTAGTATTAGAAGAACGGCAAAATGGTTTAGTCAATATTCGCCAAATTAACTGGGAAAACAAAGAAGAGAATTATGTTAGCTTTGATGATCCTGCTTATATGGCGTGGATTGATAATAACCCCGATCCTGATACGAATAAATTACGCTATGGCTATTCATCAATGACAACGCCGTCTTCTGTATATGAAATAGATATGCAGACGCAAGAAAAGCAATTATTGAAGCAGCAAGAAGTAAAAGATTTTGATAAGTCTCAATATCAGAGCGAACGATTGTGGATCACGGCTCAAGATGGTACCAAAGTGCCTGTTTCCTTGGTTTATCGTAAGGATCTCTTTAAACAAGGTAAAAATCCATTGTTAGTCTATGGGTATGGTGCGTATGGGTATAGTATTGATCCTTCGTTTAGTTCTTCGCGTTTATCATTGCTAGATAGAGGTTTTGTCTATGCAATCGCACATATCCGTGGTGGCGGTGAATTGGGCAAGAAATGGTATTTGCAGGGCAAAACTGTCAATAAAATGAACTCATTTACTGATTTTGTTGATGTCACGAAAGCTTTAATTAACCAAGGTTATGGTCAATCAGGGCATGTTTACGCCATGGGGGGCAGTGCTGGTGGCCTATTAATGGGAACCGTGGTTAATATCGCACCTGAGCTTTATGAAGGGGTCGTGGCATCAGTGCCCTTTGTCGATGTGGTGACAACGATGCTGGATCCATCAATACCGCTAACCACGGGTGAGTATGATGAATGGGGTAATCCAGAAAATGCAGAGGATTATTGGCGTATTAAGGCGTATAGCCCATACGATAATGTTAAAAATCAGCGCTATCCTCACATGTTAGTAACGACAGGTTTGCATGATTCTCAAGTGCAGTATTGGGAACCTGCTAAGTGGGTAGCAAAATTACGCGATAATAAACAAGGTGATTCACTACTATTGCTAGAAACGAATATGAATGCAGGGCATGGGGGAAAATCAGGTCGTTATAATGCCTTGGATGATATTGCCCTTGATTATAGTTTTATTTTAATGTTGGAAGATAAAAAACACTATTTCCCACAATTAAAAAAGTAA
- a CDS encoding ChaN family lipoprotein: MEKMMISVNLRLKAAIIAVSLLFIAGCAQQIEQKPLLLDSKLTEQGQIVDLQSGQSITPQQLIERLSQSPRVIVGEKHDNLYHHQIEQWLAQEMHKMRPQGSVLLEMIKPDQQASVSEVKAQMQGDPYIRDEKLQSALHWQKGWPWEQYGELTKSLLKAPYPLLSANLNTEEINQAYKNPPVLNGVYSTQPIVQELISQTIQTSHDGKLTPEQVAKMTVIQQMRDRRMAKSLLQAPTPAMLFAGGYHATRAIGVPLHIQDLAPEAEFKVLIISEKGNEIDNLHADYVWYTPSSIDVSNN, from the coding sequence ATGGAAAAGATGATGATATCAGTAAATTTAAGATTAAAAGCCGCAATTATTGCAGTGTCATTATTGTTTATTGCAGGTTGTGCACAGCAGATTGAACAAAAACCGCTATTACTTGATAGTAAACTAACAGAACAAGGACAAATTGTTGATTTACAGTCTGGCCAATCCATCACTCCTCAGCAACTTATTGAACGTCTATCGCAATCGCCTCGCGTGATTGTGGGTGAAAAGCATGACAATCTATACCATCATCAAATTGAGCAATGGCTTGCACAAGAGATGCATAAAATGCGTCCGCAAGGTTCTGTGTTACTCGAAATGATTAAACCTGACCAGCAAGCAAGTGTCAGTGAGGTCAAAGCACAAATGCAAGGGGATCCTTATATTCGCGATGAAAAACTGCAATCAGCGCTGCACTGGCAAAAAGGCTGGCCGTGGGAGCAATATGGGGAACTCACTAAATCTTTGCTGAAAGCGCCTTATCCATTGCTTTCCGCCAATTTAAATACTGAAGAAATTAATCAAGCGTATAAGAATCCACCTGTATTGAATGGTGTTTACTCGACTCAACCTATCGTACAAGAGTTGATTAGCCAAACAATTCAAACATCACATGATGGGAAATTAACCCCTGAACAAGTTGCAAAAATGACCGTGATCCAGCAAATGCGTGACCGCCGGATGGCTAAGTCATTATTACAAGCTCCAACTCCAGCGATGTTGTTTGCGGGTGGGTATCATGCGACACGTGCAATTGGTGTACCTTTACATATACAGGATTTAGCCCCTGAAGCAGAATTTAAAGTGTTAATCATTTCTGAAAAAGGCAATGAGATTGATAATCTGCATGCAGACTATGTTTGGTATACTCCAAGTTCTATTGATGTGAGCAATAATTAA
- a CDS encoding ArsC family reductase: protein MSNTASTPYIMYGIKNCDTIKKARRYLEENNISYQFHDYRVDGIDDALLSTFIAHLGWEVLVNKRGTTWRKLSDEQKNAVIDDNSAKKVLLAEPAMIKRPILVSADKRYLIGFSADEYQQFTQ, encoded by the coding sequence ATGTCAAACACCGCATCAACACCTTACATTATGTATGGCATTAAAAATTGTGACACCATTAAAAAGGCACGTCGCTATTTGGAAGAAAATAACATTAGTTATCAATTCCATGACTATCGTGTTGATGGTATTGATGATGCATTATTATCAACATTTATCGCCCACCTTGGTTGGGAAGTCCTTGTCAATAAAAGAGGAACAACATGGCGTAAACTGAGCGATGAACAAAAAAATGCGGTTATTGATGATAACAGCGCCAAAAAAGTATTACTGGCTGAGCCCGCAATGATCAAACGCCCTATCCTTGTTTCTGCTGATAAGCGTTACCTTATCGGTTTCTCCGCTGATGAATATCAACAATTTACTCAATAA